A genome region from Nocardia sp. NBC_01730 includes the following:
- a CDS encoding MFS transporter, translating to MSALALGGFGIGTTEFVAMGLLPDIASSMRVSEPTAGHAVSAYALGVVIGAPVIAALSARVQRKQLLIALMVAFTLGNVATVLAPSFQTLVLARFVSGLPHGAYFGVASLAAATLAPVGQRAKAIAAVMLGLSAANVVGVPAATWLGQHLGWRDAFVVVAVIGVATVAALIRFVPALTGIKATNPMIELGALRRPQVLLTLLVGAVGFGGMFAVYTYIATTLTDVAGMRAGLVPVVLMLFGVGMVVGNIAGGVLADRGVDRAIFASMIAMAVILAVFVAAAHNPYTAAVGAFLVGASGAVLSPSLQTRLMDVAADAQTLAAALNHAALNTANAGGAWLGGIVIAAGLGYTAPAIVGAGLAVLGILLFLLTTWIARRPTTHS from the coding sequence ATGTCGGCGCTGGCGCTCGGCGGATTCGGGATCGGCACAACCGAATTCGTCGCCATGGGGTTGCTGCCAGACATCGCTTCCTCCATGCGAGTCTCAGAACCGACCGCGGGCCACGCGGTGTCGGCCTACGCGCTCGGCGTGGTGATCGGTGCTCCGGTGATCGCCGCACTGTCCGCGCGAGTTCAACGCAAGCAATTGCTCATCGCGCTGATGGTCGCGTTCACCCTGGGTAACGTGGCCACCGTGCTGGCGCCCTCGTTCCAGACGCTGGTGCTCGCGCGGTTCGTCTCCGGGTTGCCGCACGGCGCCTACTTTGGTGTCGCCTCGCTCGCCGCCGCCACGCTCGCCCCGGTGGGGCAGCGGGCCAAGGCGATTGCCGCAGTTATGCTGGGGCTGAGCGCCGCCAATGTCGTCGGCGTTCCCGCCGCCACCTGGCTCGGCCAGCATCTCGGCTGGCGCGACGCGTTCGTGGTGGTCGCGGTGATCGGCGTCGCCACCGTCGCGGCCCTGATTCGTTTCGTCCCGGCACTCACCGGCATCAAAGCGACCAACCCGATGATCGAACTCGGCGCGCTGCGCCGCCCCCAGGTGCTGTTGACCCTGCTGGTCGGTGCCGTCGGCTTCGGCGGCATGTTCGCCGTCTACACCTACATCGCGACCACGCTCACCGACGTCGCGGGAATGCGGGCCGGGCTGGTGCCGGTGGTGCTGATGCTGTTCGGCGTCGGCATGGTGGTCGGCAACATCGCCGGCGGCGTGCTGGCCGACCGCGGCGTGGACCGTGCGATCTTCGCGTCCATGATCGCTATGGCCGTCATCCTCGCCGTTTTCGTCGCCGCCGCGCACAACCCGTACACCGCGGCCGTCGGGGCATTCCTGGTCGGCGCCTCCGGAGCCGTGTTGTCGCCCAGCCTGCAGACCCGCCTGATGGACGTCGCCGCCGACGCCCAAACGCTCGCCGCCGCCCTGAACCACGCTGCCTTGAACACCGCCAACGCCGGCGGCGCCTGGCTCGGAGGTATCGTCATCGCCGCGGGCCTCGGCTATACCGCTCCCGCCATCGTCGGCGCGGGTCTCGCTGTTCTCGGCATCCTCCTCTTCCTCCTCACCACCTGGATCGCCCGTCGCCCCACCACCCACTCCTGA
- a CDS encoding GlxA family transcriptional regulator, giving the protein MTGRTVAMALAPGAMHPWDLYELGVVASIFGTPQPDLADPWYDLRVCSVTLATDAQPMGFGAFLRPEYGLAELLEADTVIVPSVAQDCVTAERELPRELLDALVEAHRRGARIVALCDGTFALAAAGILHGRRVTAHWEHAPLLAKRYPSIEVDGSVLYVDDDDILTSAGMTAALDLCLHLVRRDLGAAVANRLARRMVIPPHRSGGQAQFVDLTIPARAEDDLGPVLQWAIAHLDEPLTVETLAAKATMSQRTFHRRLQQSTGVTPMQWLLGQRLAHAQSLLESTDYGIERISRMSGLGTATNLRRHFSGVIGVTPAEYRRTFQRRSPADASAGRKSRVGSAAD; this is encoded by the coding sequence ATGACTGGTCGAACCGTCGCGATGGCACTCGCTCCCGGCGCCATGCACCCCTGGGATCTCTACGAGCTGGGCGTGGTGGCCTCGATCTTCGGCACGCCGCAGCCCGATCTGGCCGACCCTTGGTACGACCTGCGGGTCTGCTCGGTGACCTTGGCGACGGACGCGCAGCCGATGGGTTTCGGCGCGTTCCTGCGGCCGGAGTACGGGCTCGCGGAACTGCTGGAGGCCGATACGGTCATCGTCCCTTCGGTCGCGCAGGACTGCGTCACCGCCGAACGTGAACTGCCGCGGGAACTGCTCGACGCCCTTGTCGAAGCGCATCGCCGCGGCGCGCGCATAGTCGCCCTCTGCGACGGCACGTTCGCCCTCGCCGCCGCCGGGATCTTGCACGGGCGCCGGGTCACCGCGCACTGGGAACACGCACCTCTGCTGGCCAAGCGCTACCCGAGTATCGAGGTCGACGGCTCGGTGCTCTACGTCGACGACGACGACATACTCACCAGCGCGGGCATGACCGCCGCGCTCGACCTCTGCCTGCACCTGGTCCGGCGGGATCTCGGTGCGGCCGTCGCCAACCGGCTGGCCCGGCGCATGGTGATCCCGCCGCACCGCTCCGGAGGGCAGGCGCAATTCGTCGACCTGACCATTCCGGCGCGCGCGGAGGACGATCTCGGCCCCGTGCTGCAATGGGCCATCGCGCACCTCGACGAGCCGCTCACCGTCGAGACCCTCGCCGCCAAGGCCACCATGAGCCAGCGCACCTTCCACCGCCGCCTGCAGCAGTCCACCGGCGTGACCCCGATGCAGTGGCTGCTCGGCCAGCGCCTCGCACACGCCCAATCCCTGCTGGAATCTACCGATTACGGCATCGAACGAATCAGCCGCATGTCCGGCCTCGGCACCGCCACCAACCTGCGCCGCCATTTCTCCGGTGTCATCGGGGTTACTCCGGCGGAATACCGCCGCACTTTCCAGCGGCGCTCTCCGGCGGATGCCAGTGCGGGTAGGAAATCCCGGGTCGGATCGGCGGCGGACTGA
- a CDS encoding MFS transporter produces the protein MTVTETAKAVDVPERQGSSARWLALGVIALAQLMVVLDATIVTISLPFAQRDLDISDGNRQWMLTAYTLIFGGLLLLGGRLADYLGRRRIFLIGLVGFAGASALAGLAQNGAEMFAGRALQGAFAALLAPAALSLLSVTFTEPGERAKAFGLFAGVSAGGAALGLIAGGALTEYASWRWCLLVNTPVAFLALLGALAWVVKDVPTPRSGGYDVPGAVTVTTGLIAIVYGFSRAADDGWLAGSTLALLIVGLGLLIAFIAIERRSSNPLLPLHIPGEINRGGAFLAALLIPIAMFAMFLFLSYYFQITLGYSALKAGFAFLPFPAGIAISAGVTSALLPKLGPRPLMVGGAVLGVIGLVLLAQLGYGDSYLAGVLPAQVLIALGMGPLFVGMQTVALHQVEEEDSGVASALLNAAQQVGGAVGTALLTTISVQVAKTFAANNPAIDNLAARAAIHSYDVAFYVGAGFFLAAIPVIALMIRDRPESLIEGSEQGAAGASDARVPVAV, from the coding sequence ATGACGGTGACCGAGACTGCGAAAGCGGTAGACGTTCCGGAAAGACAGGGCAGTTCGGCGCGCTGGCTTGCGCTGGGGGTGATCGCATTGGCCCAGCTCATGGTGGTTCTGGACGCCACGATCGTGACCATCTCGCTGCCGTTCGCCCAGCGCGATCTCGACATCAGTGACGGCAACCGGCAATGGATGCTCACGGCCTACACACTGATCTTCGGCGGCCTGCTGCTGCTGGGCGGTCGGCTGGCCGACTACCTGGGGCGGCGCCGGATCTTCCTCATCGGGCTGGTCGGCTTCGCAGGCGCCTCCGCCCTGGCCGGTCTCGCGCAGAATGGCGCCGAGATGTTTGCCGGGCGTGCGCTCCAGGGTGCGTTCGCCGCACTGCTCGCGCCGGCCGCGCTCTCGCTGCTGTCGGTGACCTTCACTGAACCCGGTGAGCGCGCCAAGGCCTTCGGCCTGTTCGCCGGCGTCTCCGCCGGCGGCGCGGCGCTCGGATTGATCGCGGGAGGCGCACTCACCGAGTACGCCTCCTGGCGCTGGTGCCTGCTGGTCAACACGCCGGTCGCGTTCCTTGCGCTGCTCGGCGCGCTGGCCTGGGTGGTGAAGGACGTGCCGACGCCGCGCAGCGGAGGTTACGACGTGCCGGGCGCCGTCACCGTGACGACGGGTCTGATCGCCATTGTGTACGGCTTCAGCCGCGCCGCCGACGACGGCTGGCTGGCGGGCAGCACCCTCGCGCTGCTCATCGTGGGGCTGGGCTTGCTCATCGCCTTCATCGCGATCGAACGGCGCTCGTCGAACCCGCTGTTGCCGCTGCACATTCCTGGGGAGATCAACCGGGGTGGCGCGTTCCTTGCCGCGCTGCTCATCCCGATCGCCATGTTCGCGATGTTCCTGTTCCTGAGCTACTACTTCCAGATCACGCTCGGCTACTCCGCGCTGAAGGCAGGCTTCGCGTTCCTGCCCTTCCCTGCGGGCATCGCGATCTCCGCGGGCGTCACCAGCGCGTTGCTGCCGAAGCTCGGGCCGCGTCCGCTGATGGTGGGCGGCGCCGTGCTCGGGGTCATCGGCCTGGTGCTGCTCGCGCAACTGGGCTACGGCGACAGTTACCTCGCGGGTGTGCTGCCCGCTCAGGTGTTGATCGCGCTGGGCATGGGCCCGCTGTTCGTCGGCATGCAGACCGTTGCCCTGCATCAAGTGGAGGAAGAGGACTCGGGTGTGGCCTCCGCGCTGCTGAACGCGGCGCAGCAGGTCGGCGGCGCGGTCGGCACAGCGTTGCTGACCACCATCTCGGTGCAGGTCGCCAAGACCTTCGCGGCGAACAATCCGGCCATCGACAACTTGGCCGCGCGTGCCGCGATCCACAGCTACGACGTGGCCTTCTACGTCGGCGCCGGGTTCTTCCTCGCGGCTATCCCGGTCATCGCCCTCATGATCCGGGATCGGCCCGAGAGCCTGATCGAAGGCTCCGAACAAGGCGCTGCAGGTGCCTCGGACGCCCGGGTTCCGGTCGCGGTCTGA
- a CDS encoding TetR/AcrR family transcriptional regulator: MARGVPVKRQRRTQEQRSTEMRARLLDATVDCLVEYGYAGTTTPRVAERAGVTRGAQVHHFGSRTDLVVAAISHLAQLRAETAMREMSRVEGGVDPVAAALDFLWELHQGPLFIATVELWVAGRTDPVLAATMEKVEPFVNNAVLMAVARFVPDDVRRKEARDFIYTAMDALRGILISNFIDPDPERAHRRWRRACAHLREIAAAALTTE, translated from the coding sequence ATGGCCAGGGGTGTACCGGTGAAGCGGCAGCGGCGTACGCAGGAGCAGCGCAGCACCGAGATGCGCGCCCGGTTGCTGGACGCGACGGTGGATTGCCTGGTCGAGTACGGGTATGCGGGGACGACTACCCCCCGGGTGGCCGAACGGGCGGGAGTGACCCGCGGGGCTCAGGTGCACCACTTCGGTTCGAGGACCGATCTGGTGGTCGCCGCGATCAGCCATTTGGCGCAGCTGCGCGCCGAGACCGCGATGCGGGAGATGTCCCGGGTCGAGGGCGGTGTCGATCCGGTCGCGGCGGCGCTGGACTTCCTGTGGGAGCTGCACCAGGGCCCGCTGTTCATCGCGACCGTCGAACTGTGGGTGGCCGGGCGGACCGATCCGGTGCTCGCCGCCACGATGGAGAAGGTCGAGCCGTTCGTCAACAACGCCGTCCTGATGGCGGTCGCCCGCTTCGTGCCGGACGACGTACGCCGTAAGGAGGCGCGCGACTTCATCTACACCGCGATGGACGCGCTGCGCGGCATCCTGATCTCCAACTTCATCGACCCGGATCCCGAACGCGCCCACCGCCGCTGGCGCCGCGCCTGCGCCCACCTCCGCGAGATCGCCGCCGCCGCCCTCACCACCGAATAG
- a CDS encoding MaoC/PaaZ C-terminal domain-containing protein has protein sequence MSTETTAARVVEFDDAGLETWCDEERFEVTGARIAEYAAATNDPIAAHLAGVVAPPVFAIVPVFEAMMMPVIDVAPMDIFGRVVHGEQDFHCHRAILPGDRLVSRAKATGYTSRSNGTAITILIECRSETGELVNEQYLTAFFRNVDAGKTVGEAAPAHKFDERLRGQEPIAVVPQHVDNNQTFRYAPASGDPVPLHLDEQVAEDAGLPGIIAHGLCTMAFASWAVLGEVGGSEVRRLKRFAVRFAKLVFPGDDLETRIWKVGSADGMTTYAFETVRGADVVLSDGLAEIAD, from the coding sequence ATGAGCACCGAGACCACCGCTGCCCGCGTTGTCGAGTTCGACGACGCGGGCCTGGAAACCTGGTGTGACGAAGAGCGTTTCGAAGTCACCGGCGCGCGTATCGCGGAGTACGCCGCAGCGACCAACGATCCGATCGCCGCGCACTTGGCGGGGGTGGTGGCCCCGCCCGTCTTCGCCATCGTCCCGGTCTTCGAGGCCATGATGATGCCGGTGATCGACGTCGCGCCGATGGACATCTTCGGCCGGGTCGTACACGGGGAGCAGGACTTCCACTGCCATCGGGCGATCCTGCCAGGCGATCGGCTGGTGTCGCGCGCCAAGGCGACCGGCTACACCAGCCGCTCCAACGGGACGGCCATCACGATTCTCATCGAATGCCGCAGCGAGACAGGCGAACTGGTCAACGAGCAGTATCTGACCGCCTTCTTCCGCAATGTCGACGCGGGAAAGACTGTCGGGGAGGCCGCTCCCGCGCACAAGTTCGACGAGAGGTTGCGCGGGCAGGAGCCGATCGCGGTCGTGCCACAGCACGTCGACAACAACCAGACCTTCCGCTACGCACCGGCTTCCGGCGATCCGGTGCCGCTGCACCTGGACGAGCAGGTGGCCGAGGATGCCGGGCTGCCCGGCATCATCGCGCATGGGCTGTGCACCATGGCTTTCGCGTCGTGGGCGGTGCTCGGCGAGGTGGGTGGCTCGGAGGTGCGTCGGCTGAAGCGCTTCGCGGTGCGCTTCGCGAAGCTGGTCTTTCCCGGAGACGATCTGGAGACCCGCATCTGGAAGGTCGGCTCGGCCGACGGCATGACCACCTACGCGTTCGAGACCGTACGCGGTGCGGATGTCGTCCTCAGCGACGGACTGGCGGAAATCGCCGACTGA
- a CDS encoding imine reductase family protein encodes MNDNRTPVTVLGLGRIGATIAEIFLRNGHPTVVWNRSDKGNRLAELGARPAATPAEAIAAGKLVVVAVADTGGAAALLGSTPGGLDGRTILNVATGRQDEARELAVALSGRGGYFLDGGILGVPQTLGTPDTLLMYSGSPIAQAEHADTIAELGNAKYLGADAGLAGLHDMAVLAGMYGMFGGFFQAVAMVGSENFTAGEFTDNFLVPWFRALLDMLPVLAAEVDSGEFPVNFSDLVVNQAGLATIRTASRTQGVPTDLLDPLQRLFDAEVERGNGSASFTRAVAGLIGSGVASRN; translated from the coding sequence ATGAATGACAACCGGACTCCGGTGACCGTCCTCGGCTTGGGGCGCATCGGCGCGACGATCGCCGAGATCTTCCTGCGCAACGGACACCCGACCGTCGTGTGGAACCGGTCCGACAAGGGAAACCGGCTCGCGGAGCTGGGCGCGCGGCCTGCGGCGACGCCTGCTGAGGCGATCGCCGCCGGCAAGCTGGTCGTGGTCGCGGTGGCCGACACCGGCGGGGCCGCCGCCCTGCTCGGCTCGACCCCCGGCGGGCTGGACGGACGCACCATCCTGAACGTTGCCACCGGACGGCAGGATGAGGCGCGCGAACTGGCCGTCGCGCTCAGCGGCCGCGGCGGCTACTTCCTGGACGGCGGCATCCTCGGCGTGCCGCAGACCCTCGGCACGCCCGACACCCTGCTGATGTACAGCGGCTCCCCCATCGCGCAGGCCGAGCACGCCGACACCATCGCCGAACTCGGGAACGCGAAGTACCTCGGTGCGGACGCCGGCCTGGCAGGGCTGCACGACATGGCGGTGCTCGCGGGCATGTACGGCATGTTCGGCGGGTTCTTCCAGGCCGTCGCGATGGTGGGCAGCGAGAACTTCACTGCCGGCGAGTTCACCGACAACTTCCTGGTCCCCTGGTTCCGCGCACTGCTGGACATGCTGCCGGTGCTCGCCGCGGAGGTCGACTCCGGGGAGTTCCCGGTCAACTTCTCCGACCTGGTGGTCAACCAGGCGGGCCTGGCCACTATCCGGACTGCCAGCCGCACCCAGGGCGTGCCGACGGATCTGCTCGACCCGTTGCAGCGACTGTTCGACGCGGAAGTCGAACGCGGCAACGGTTCGGCGAGCTTCACCCGTGCCGTCGCCGGCCTGATCGGCAGCGGCGTGGCGAGCCGGAACTGA
- a CDS encoding SDR family oxidoreductase: protein MGALAGRVAVITGAGRGIGREHALLFAKEGAAVVVNDRGGSNAGEGTDSGPAQEVVNEIVAAGGRAVANTDDIATWGGAKNVVVQSISEFDGLDIVVNNAGILRDAFLAGMDEAQWDTVIAVHLKGHAAVLHHAAAYWKEQSKAGRQPNAAVINTASASGTTVPNAGQANYGAAKAGIAALTLVAAEELARYGVRVNAIAPIARTRLTLATPGMGDIMAAEAEAVEEGGFDAFSPANISPLVAYLAGDKCSLTGKVFAVQGGAISELAGWHDVKTIETEGPWAIDDIAARLP from the coding sequence ATGGGTGCACTGGCTGGACGGGTCGCCGTCATCACCGGTGCAGGCCGCGGCATCGGCCGCGAGCACGCACTGCTGTTCGCGAAGGAAGGCGCCGCCGTGGTCGTCAACGACCGCGGCGGCAGCAATGCGGGCGAGGGAACCGACAGCGGACCCGCGCAGGAGGTCGTGAACGAGATCGTCGCCGCCGGCGGAAGGGCGGTCGCCAACACCGACGACATCGCCACCTGGGGCGGCGCAAAAAACGTTGTGGTGCAGTCTATTTCGGAGTTCGACGGGCTCGATATCGTGGTCAACAACGCGGGCATCCTGCGCGACGCTTTCCTCGCGGGCATGGACGAGGCGCAGTGGGACACGGTGATCGCCGTGCACCTCAAGGGCCATGCCGCGGTGCTGCACCATGCCGCCGCGTACTGGAAGGAACAGTCCAAGGCGGGCAGGCAGCCGAATGCCGCGGTGATCAACACGGCCTCGGCCTCCGGCACCACCGTGCCGAACGCAGGCCAGGCCAACTACGGCGCGGCCAAGGCGGGGATCGCCGCGCTGACCCTGGTCGCCGCCGAAGAGTTGGCGCGCTACGGCGTGCGCGTCAACGCGATCGCACCGATCGCGCGCACCCGCCTCACCCTGGCCACGCCAGGTATGGGCGATATCATGGCGGCCGAGGCCGAAGCCGTCGAGGAGGGCGGTTTCGACGCCTTCAGCCCGGCCAATATCTCGCCGCTGGTGGCCTACCTGGCCGGCGACAAGTGCTCGCTCACCGGCAAGGTGTTCGCGGTGCAGGGCGGCGCCATCTCCGAGCTGGCCGGTTGGCACGACGTCAAGACCATCGAGACCGAGGGGCCGTGGGCGATCGACGACATCGCCGCCCGGCTGCCCTGA
- a CDS encoding type II toxin-antitoxin system Rv0910 family toxin, with the protein MGHIEATKDVNATPEALWAVVSDPQTWDKWFTIHERFMEEPPVVLNEGVKLVAKIVMLGMANKLEWTVVSVAAPNKLTLGGAGMAGVKTEFTFDIQPKGDGSTILVSGEFEGALIKGALGKAVEKDGIKQLDRSLEQLDALASV; encoded by the coding sequence ATGGGACACATCGAAGCCACCAAGGACGTCAACGCCACCCCCGAGGCGCTGTGGGCGGTCGTCTCCGACCCGCAGACCTGGGACAAGTGGTTCACCATCCACGAGCGCTTCATGGAGGAGCCGCCTGTCGTGCTGAACGAGGGTGTCAAGCTGGTCGCCAAGATCGTGATGCTCGGTATGGCGAACAAACTGGAGTGGACCGTCGTTTCGGTCGCCGCGCCGAACAAACTGACCCTCGGCGGCGCGGGCATGGCCGGGGTGAAGACCGAATTCACCTTCGACATCCAGCCCAAAGGCGATGGGAGCACGATCTTGGTGTCCGGCGAATTCGAGGGCGCGCTGATCAAGGGCGCGCTGGGCAAGGCGGTCGAGAAGGACGGCATCAAGCAGCTCGATCGGTCACTCGAACAGCTCGACGCGCTGGCCTCGGTATGA
- a CDS encoding lipid-transfer protein, producing MANRVYVVGVGMTKFEKPGRRKNDDGSDWDYPHMAKESGTKALADAGIAYDLVEQAYVGYVYGESTSGQRAVYELGRTGIPVVNVNNNCSTGSTALYLAAQAIRGGLADCTLALGFEKMQPGSLGSTWDDREQPMAEHVMALAEISEVLFPVAPWMFGAAGREHMKQYGTTAEHFAKIGYKNHRHSVHNPYSQFQDEYTLDDILGSRMIYDPLTKLQCSPTSDGSGAVILASADFVNKHDLAAQAVEIVGQVMTTDFASTFDGTAKNLIGYDMNVQAARKVYQQAGLGPEDFQVIELHDCFSANELLLYEALGLCGAGEAGKLIDDNQTTYGGKWVVNPSGGLISKGHPLGATGLAQCSELTWQLRGTADKRQVDNVTAALQHNIGLGGAAVVTAYQRADR from the coding sequence ATGGCGAACAGGGTCTACGTCGTCGGCGTCGGCATGACGAAATTCGAGAAGCCGGGCCGCCGCAAGAACGACGACGGCAGCGACTGGGACTACCCGCACATGGCCAAGGAATCGGGGACCAAGGCACTCGCGGACGCCGGCATCGCCTATGACCTGGTGGAGCAGGCCTACGTCGGCTATGTCTACGGCGAGTCCACCTCGGGACAACGCGCCGTCTACGAACTCGGCCGCACCGGCATCCCGGTGGTCAACGTGAACAACAACTGCTCCACCGGCTCGACCGCGCTCTACCTCGCGGCGCAGGCGATCCGGGGCGGGCTGGCCGACTGCACACTGGCGCTGGGCTTCGAGAAGATGCAACCGGGCTCGCTCGGCTCCACCTGGGACGACCGCGAGCAGCCGATGGCCGAGCACGTCATGGCGCTCGCCGAGATCTCCGAGGTGCTGTTCCCGGTGGCACCGTGGATGTTCGGCGCCGCGGGCCGCGAGCACATGAAGCAGTACGGCACCACCGCGGAGCATTTCGCGAAGATCGGCTACAAAAACCACAGGCACTCGGTGCACAACCCGTACTCCCAGTTCCAGGACGAGTACACGCTCGACGACATCCTCGGCTCGCGGATGATCTACGACCCGCTCACCAAGCTGCAGTGCTCGCCGACCTCCGACGGGTCCGGCGCGGTGATCCTGGCGAGTGCGGACTTCGTGAACAAGCACGATCTCGCCGCGCAGGCGGTGGAGATCGTCGGCCAAGTGATGACCACCGACTTCGCCTCCACGTTCGACGGCACCGCCAAGAACCTCATCGGCTACGACATGAACGTCCAAGCCGCGCGGAAGGTCTATCAGCAGGCCGGGCTCGGCCCCGAGGACTTCCAGGTCATCGAGCTGCACGACTGCTTCTCGGCCAACGAACTGCTGCTGTACGAAGCTCTCGGCCTGTGCGGCGCGGGCGAGGCGGGGAAGCTGATCGACGACAACCAGACCACCTACGGCGGCAAGTGGGTCGTGAACCCCTCCGGTGGCCTGATTTCCAAGGGCCACCCACTCGGTGCCACCGGTCTGGCGCAGTGCTCCGAACTGACCTGGCAGTTGCGCGGCACCGCGGACAAGCGGCAGGTGGACAACGTCACCGCCGCGCTCCAGCACAACATCGGCCTCGGCGGCGCCGCGGTCGTCACCGCCTACCAGCGCGCCGACCGCTGA
- a CDS encoding NADP-dependent isocitrate dehydrogenase, which translates to MSKIKVEGTVVELDGDEMTRIIWQFIKDKLIHPYLDVNLEYYDLGIEYRDKTDDQVTIDAANAIKQHGVGVKCATITPDEARVEEFGLKKMWRSPNGTIRNILGGTIFRAPIIISNVPRLVPGWTKPIIIGRHAFGDQYRATDFKVFQGGTVTLTFTPDDGSEPIVHEVVKMPEDGGVVMGMYNFKKSIEDFARASLNYGLAQNYPVYMSTKNTILKAYDGMFKDTFQEVFDAEFKTQFDAAGLTYEHRLIDDMVASSMKWEGGYVWACKNYDGDVQSDTVAQGFGSLGLMTSVLLTPDGRTCEAEAAHGTVTRHYRQHQQGKPTSTNPIASIFAWTRGLEHRGKLDSTPEVIGFAQTLEDVVIKTVEGGQMTKDLALLVGGDQGYLSTEEFLGALDANLARALR; encoded by the coding sequence ATGTCCAAGATCAAGGTTGAAGGCACCGTCGTCGAACTCGACGGCGACGAGATGACCCGGATCATCTGGCAGTTCATCAAGGACAAACTGATCCACCCGTATCTCGACGTGAACCTGGAGTATTACGACCTGGGTATCGAGTACCGGGACAAGACAGACGACCAGGTCACGATCGACGCCGCCAATGCCATCAAGCAGCACGGCGTCGGCGTGAAGTGCGCCACCATCACCCCGGACGAGGCGCGCGTCGAGGAGTTCGGCCTGAAGAAGATGTGGCGGTCGCCCAACGGCACCATCCGCAACATTCTCGGCGGCACGATCTTCCGCGCCCCGATCATCATTTCCAACGTCCCGCGCCTGGTGCCGGGCTGGACCAAGCCGATCATCATCGGCCGTCACGCATTCGGCGATCAGTATCGCGCCACCGATTTCAAGGTGTTCCAAGGCGGAACTGTCACCCTCACCTTCACCCCGGACGACGGCAGCGAGCCGATCGTGCACGAGGTCGTGAAGATGCCCGAGGACGGCGGCGTTGTGATGGGCATGTACAACTTCAAGAAGTCCATCGAGGATTTCGCGCGCGCTTCGCTCAACTACGGGCTCGCGCAGAACTATCCGGTGTACATGTCCACGAAGAACACCATCCTGAAGGCCTACGACGGTATGTTCAAGGACACCTTCCAGGAGGTCTTCGACGCCGAGTTCAAGACCCAGTTCGACGCGGCCGGCCTCACCTACGAGCACCGCCTGATCGACGACATGGTCGCCTCGTCCATGAAATGGGAGGGCGGTTACGTCTGGGCCTGCAAGAACTACGACGGCGACGTGCAGTCCGACACCGTCGCGCAGGGCTTCGGCTCGCTCGGCCTGATGACCTCCGTGTTGCTGACCCCGGACGGCCGCACCTGTGAGGCCGAGGCCGCGCACGGCACCGTCACCCGGCACTACCGCCAGCACCAGCAGGGCAAGCCGACCTCGACCAATCCGATCGCGTCGATCTTCGCCTGGACCCGCGGCCTCGAGCACCGCGGCAAGCTGGACAGCACTCCTGAGGTCATCGGCTTCGCGCAGACCCTGGAGGACGTCGTCATCAAGACCGTCGAGGGCGGCCAGATGACCAAGGACCTCGCGCTGCTCGTCGGCGGGGACCAGGGCTACCTGAGCACCGAGGAGTTCCTCGGCGCGCTGGACGCCAACCTGGCTCGCGCGTTGCGCTGA